A region of Streptomyces sp. R44 DNA encodes the following proteins:
- a CDS encoding aldo/keto reductase: MTSVTRIDTVRLGGQDGPEIGVQGFGAMGISEFYGDTDEAAARDTLDAALEAGVTLIDTADIYGSGANEEFLAPFLAAHRDEVTLATKFAIERRADDPTYRGVRNDPAYIKKAAEDSLRRLGVEVIDLYYMHRRDPRIPFAESVGAMAELVQEGKVRFLGLSEVTGPELREAHAVHPIAALQSEWSLFSRDVERSAVGAAAELGVTFVPYSPLGRGFLTGAFADAGKDLSGGDFRKYQPRFTGENAERNAALLDPVRKIAATHGATPAQIALAWVQQRAAVHGLTVVPIPGTRKRSRLLENAAATRITLTTAELAELEPIAGLVAGDRYPDMSSTSAAREV; this comes from the coding sequence ATGACCAGCGTGACCAGGATCGACACCGTACGTCTCGGCGGCCAGGACGGACCGGAGATCGGCGTCCAGGGCTTCGGCGCCATGGGCATCAGCGAGTTCTACGGGGACACCGACGAGGCCGCCGCCCGCGACACCCTCGACGCGGCCCTGGAGGCCGGCGTCACCCTGATCGACACCGCCGACATCTATGGCAGCGGCGCCAACGAGGAGTTCCTCGCCCCCTTCCTCGCCGCCCACCGCGACGAGGTCACCCTCGCCACCAAGTTCGCGATAGAGCGCCGCGCCGACGACCCCACCTACCGGGGGGTCCGCAACGACCCCGCGTACATCAAGAAGGCCGCGGAGGACAGCCTGCGCCGCCTCGGCGTCGAGGTCATCGACCTCTACTACATGCACCGCCGCGACCCGCGGATCCCCTTCGCCGAGTCCGTCGGCGCCATGGCCGAACTCGTCCAGGAGGGCAAGGTCCGCTTCCTCGGCCTGAGCGAGGTCACCGGACCCGAGCTGCGCGAGGCCCACGCGGTCCACCCCATCGCCGCCCTGCAGTCGGAGTGGTCGCTCTTCTCCCGGGACGTGGAGCGCAGCGCCGTCGGCGCCGCCGCCGAGCTCGGCGTGACCTTCGTGCCGTACTCGCCGCTCGGCCGGGGCTTCCTGACCGGCGCGTTCGCGGACGCCGGCAAGGACCTCTCGGGCGGCGACTTCCGCAAGTACCAGCCCCGGTTCACCGGCGAGAACGCCGAGCGGAACGCCGCCCTCCTCGACCCGGTCCGCAAGATCGCCGCCACCCACGGCGCGACCCCGGCGCAGATCGCCCTCGCCTGGGTGCAGCAGCGCGCCGCCGTGCACGGCCTCACGGTCGTCCCCATCCCCGGCACCCGCAAGCGCTCCCGCCTCCTGGAGAACGCGGCCGCCACGCGCATCACCCTCACCACCGCCGAACTGGCCGAACTGGAGCCGATCGCGGGCCTGGTGGCGGGCGACCGCTACCCCGACATGAGCTCCACGTCGGCGGCCCGGGAGGTCTGA
- a CDS encoding MerR family transcriptional regulator, whose protein sequence is MSVIESTTGLAGKDRYTISEVAAITGLTAHTLRWYERIGLMPHVDRSHTGQRRFTEKDLGWLAFVGKLRLTGMPVADMVRYAELVREGDHTRDARRELLEATRRDVLTRITELQDTLAVLDIKISHYGTACGGTPS, encoded by the coding sequence ATGAGCGTGATCGAGAGCACGACCGGGCTTGCCGGGAAGGACCGCTACACGATCAGTGAGGTGGCGGCCATCACCGGACTCACCGCGCACACCCTCCGCTGGTACGAGCGGATCGGCCTCATGCCGCACGTCGACCGTTCGCACACCGGACAGCGCCGCTTCACCGAGAAGGACCTCGGCTGGCTGGCCTTCGTCGGCAAGCTGCGGCTGACCGGAATGCCGGTCGCCGACATGGTCAGGTACGCCGAGCTCGTGCGCGAGGGCGACCACACCCGGGACGCGCGACGGGAGCTCCTGGAGGCCACCCGGCGCGACGTCCTCACCAGGATCACCGAGCTCCAGGACACGCTCGCCGTGCTCGACATCAAGATCAGCCATTACGGGACCGCATGCGGAGGAACACCTTCATGA
- a CDS encoding serine hydrolase domain-containing protein, which produces MQSSVPSLASIENWPVPTAAAAVVRADGTLAGSHGPTGQRFPLASVTKPLAAYAVLVAYEEGAIDLDEPAGPEGATVRHLLAHTSGLAFDENRVMAAPGTRRIYSNTGFEALGDHVAKATDIPFAEYLHQAVLEPLGMVSTTLEGSPAKDGVSTVDDLVRFAAEVQAPRLLDARTVLDAMTVTYPGLTGILPGYGHQRPNDWGLGFEIRDGKSPHWTGASSSPRTFGHFGQSGTFLWIDPDARAACVALTDRPFGPWAVEAWPPFTDAVLADLRGA; this is translated from the coding sequence ATGCAGAGCAGCGTGCCGAGCCTGGCGTCGATCGAGAACTGGCCCGTCCCCACCGCGGCGGCCGCCGTCGTCCGCGCGGACGGCACCCTGGCCGGGTCCCACGGCCCCACCGGGCAGCGCTTCCCGCTCGCCTCCGTCACCAAGCCGCTCGCGGCGTACGCCGTCCTCGTCGCGTACGAGGAGGGGGCGATCGACCTCGACGAGCCGGCCGGGCCCGAGGGCGCGACCGTCCGCCATCTCCTCGCCCACACCTCGGGGCTGGCCTTCGACGAGAACCGGGTCATGGCCGCGCCGGGCACCCGCCGGATCTACTCCAACACCGGCTTCGAGGCCCTCGGCGACCACGTCGCCAAGGCCACCGACATCCCCTTCGCCGAGTATCTGCACCAGGCGGTCCTGGAGCCCCTCGGCATGGTCTCGACGACCCTGGAGGGTTCGCCCGCGAAGGACGGCGTGTCGACCGTGGACGACCTCGTGCGGTTCGCCGCCGAGGTGCAGGCGCCGCGGCTGCTCGACGCGCGGACCGTCCTGGACGCGATGACCGTCACGTACCCGGGTCTGACCGGCATCCTGCCCGGTTACGGGCACCAGAGGCCGAACGACTGGGGCCTGGGCTTCGAGATCCGCGACGGCAAGTCCCCGCACTGGACGGGCGCGAGCTCCTCGCCGCGCACGTTCGGGCACTTCGGGCAGTCCGGCACGTTCCTGTGGATCGACCCGGACGCGCGGGCCGCGTGCGTGGCCCTCACCGACCGGCCCTTCGGGCCGTGGGCGGTCGAGGCGTGGCCGCCGTTCACGGACGCGGTGCTCGCGGACCTGCGCGGGGCCTGA